A genomic stretch from Bacillus sp. E(2018) includes:
- a CDS encoding type 1 glutamine amidotransferase domain-containing protein: MSKHILMVVTTADNMNNEHSTGLWLSEFGEAYLEFAKAGHSITVASPKGGKAPVDDRSLEGEVPQEILDTAKYLENTLKLEEINDLDGFDAIFLPGGHGTMFDLPENTKLQEIIRDLYEQNKVVAAVCHGPAGLVGVKLSDGTPLVGGKKVTAFTDAEEVATTLDQYMPFLLETRMRELGAQFVAAENWSDHVQRDGQLITGQNPQSTVSVAKEVLKQLA; encoded by the coding sequence ATGTCTAAACATATATTAATGGTCGTAACTACGGCTGATAACATGAACAACGAACACTCAACAGGATTATGGCTTTCTGAATTTGGTGAAGCGTATTTAGAGTTTGCGAAAGCTGGCCATAGTATTACAGTAGCAAGCCCTAAAGGTGGAAAAGCGCCTGTAGATGATCGTAGCTTAGAAGGTGAAGTGCCTCAAGAGATATTAGACACAGCTAAATATCTTGAGAACACATTAAAACTAGAAGAAATCAATGACCTTGATGGTTTTGATGCAATCTTCTTGCCAGGAGGCCACGGAACCATGTTTGACCTTCCTGAAAACACAAAACTGCAAGAGATTATTCGCGACCTATATGAGCAAAATAAAGTAGTAGCAGCGGTATGTCATGGACCAGCAGGTTTAGTTGGTGTGAAACTTTCTGACGGTACACCGTTAGTAGGAGGGAAAAAAGTGACTGCATTCACAGATGCTGAAGAAGTAGCTACTACTCTTGATCAATACATGCCTTTCTTGTTAGAAACACGCATGCGTGAATTAGGCGCACAATTTGTTGCTGCTGAGAATTGGTCAGATCATGTACAAAGAGATGGACAACTCATTACGGGTCAAAATCCACAATCTACAGTTTCTGTGGCGAAAGAAGTTTTGAAGCAGTTAGCATAA
- a CDS encoding ABC transporter permease subunit: MPNNQKQTAPKTKQKAKKKRSDRSLGYMLIAPSMILILIIAIWPVFQSFYYSMFDLRLNNPAKSEAYVSYKVNLQTYLDNYPFLISSLEDEVEEATGKTKSELEAIKTNLEKVDAELKSDGELSSKYDEIDEKLTVMEPISEELAVSDLDKEVALDLEKAVTASSEQLRELKSELKNPEDVIGLSSSLKDSVITPNFIGLKHYKENLTDSRMWKAIQNTTVFTVISVFAELVIGLAIALLINKAFFGRGLVRATILIPWAIPTAVSAFMWKYLYDGQNGIVAKAFAEIGLFDQMTDMLTTSTGAMFAVIFADVWKTTPYMALLLLAGLQTIPSSLYEAAAIDGASKWKQFLKITLPLLKSSILVALLFRTLDAFRVFDLIYVLTGGGPANSTETISILAYKVMFAQTNFGEGSALSVIVFVCVAIISMIYIKFLGRDLLNDR, from the coding sequence ATGCCTAACAACCAAAAGCAAACGGCACCAAAAACGAAACAGAAGGCGAAGAAAAAGCGCTCTGACCGTTCTCTAGGCTACATGCTGATCGCACCGTCTATGATCTTGATATTAATCATTGCCATATGGCCCGTTTTTCAATCTTTTTATTACAGCATGTTTGATCTGAGACTGAACAACCCAGCGAAATCAGAAGCGTATGTGTCATATAAAGTGAATCTGCAAACCTATCTAGATAACTATCCATTCTTGATCAGTTCACTAGAAGATGAAGTAGAGGAAGCAACAGGAAAAACAAAATCAGAGCTTGAAGCGATCAAAACAAATCTTGAAAAAGTAGATGCAGAATTAAAGTCTGATGGAGAATTAAGTAGCAAGTATGACGAAATAGATGAGAAGCTTACCGTGATGGAGCCGATCAGTGAAGAGCTTGCTGTTTCTGATTTGGACAAAGAGGTAGCGCTCGATCTAGAGAAAGCTGTAACAGCTTCTTCCGAACAACTTAGAGAGTTAAAGAGTGAACTGAAAAACCCGGAAGACGTGATCGGACTTTCATCATCATTAAAGGATTCAGTCATCACACCAAACTTTATTGGATTGAAGCACTATAAAGAAAATCTAACAGATAGCCGCATGTGGAAGGCGATTCAGAATACGACCGTCTTTACGGTAATCTCTGTTTTTGCAGAGCTCGTCATCGGACTCGCGATTGCACTCCTTATCAACAAAGCTTTCTTTGGTAGAGGACTCGTCAGAGCAACCATCCTCATTCCATGGGCGATCCCAACTGCTGTTTCAGCATTCATGTGGAAGTATCTATATGATGGTCAAAATGGAATCGTAGCCAAAGCTTTTGCAGAAATCGGATTGTTTGATCAGATGACGGATATGCTCACAACAAGCACGGGCGCTATGTTTGCCGTCATTTTCGCAGACGTATGGAAAACGACGCCGTATATGGCACTCTTGTTATTAGCGGGGCTTCAAACGATTCCGAGTTCATTGTATGAAGCAGCAGCAATCGACGGAGCAAGCAAGTGGAAACAGTTCTTAAAGATCACACTGCCTCTATTAAAGTCTAGCATCCTCGTTGCCTTGTTGTTCCGTACACTAGATGCGTTCCGTGTGTTCGACTTAATCTATGTACTCACAGGTGGAGGTCCAGCAAACTCTACGGAAACGATATCGATCCTTGCTTACAAAGTCATGTTTGCACAGACTAATTTCGGTGAAGGTTCGGCGCTGTCGGTTATCGTCTTTGTCTGTGTAGCCATTATCTCTATGATCTACATCAAGTTCCTTGGACGAGACCTTTTAAATGATAGATAA
- a CDS encoding LacI family DNA-binding transcriptional regulator, protein MATIQDVAKKAGLSRTTVSRVINEHPYVTEEKKRLVTQAMQELNYVPNSSARRLRRQQTETIAVYVPRITNPFFSHLVEVMEKEAAKKGYQLILCQTRYKKEQERNFLELLKTKQVDGLILTSIENDWSEFEPYLSFGPIVVCNEYSDSAQVPSVYLNQIEGSYLGTKHLIDQGYTKIGYCTGNHKSSRVSKDRKIGFLQALDEAGIMMKEEWFFYNAYSVQDGFAAFKKLSELDDKPQAVFTGSDEVAAGIAKAAFDAGWRVPDDLAIIGFDNQPLAALMDLTTVEQPIDTIAKQAMNLMVEAIQAKKPLSRKEVILPFQLIKRSST, encoded by the coding sequence ATGGCAACCATTCAAGATGTGGCGAAGAAAGCAGGATTATCCCGCACAACTGTCTCTAGGGTGATCAATGAACATCCCTATGTGACAGAAGAGAAGAAACGTCTCGTAACACAGGCGATGCAAGAACTGAATTATGTACCTAATTCATCAGCCAGACGATTGAGGCGGCAGCAGACAGAAACAATTGCTGTCTATGTGCCTCGGATCACGAATCCATTTTTCAGTCATCTAGTTGAAGTGATGGAGAAGGAAGCCGCGAAAAAAGGCTATCAGCTGATTTTGTGCCAGACCCGTTATAAGAAAGAGCAAGAGCGAAATTTCTTGGAGCTTTTAAAAACAAAGCAAGTAGATGGTCTGATCTTAACATCCATAGAAAACGATTGGAGTGAGTTTGAACCATACTTATCGTTCGGCCCCATCGTCGTTTGCAACGAATACTCAGACTCTGCTCAAGTACCTTCCGTCTACTTAAACCAGATAGAAGGAAGCTATCTAGGAACGAAGCACTTGATCGACCAAGGCTATACAAAGATCGGGTATTGCACTGGCAACCACAAAAGCTCCAGAGTTTCTAAAGACAGAAAGATCGGATTCTTACAAGCGCTAGATGAAGCGGGAATCATGATGAAGGAAGAGTGGTTCTTTTACAACGCTTATAGTGTACAAGACGGCTTTGCTGCATTTAAAAAATTGAGTGAGCTAGACGATAAGCCACAAGCGGTTTTTACCGGGAGTGATGAAGTGGCAGCAGGGATCGCGAAAGCTGCGTTTGACGCGGGTTGGAGAGTACCTGATGACCTTGCTATCATCGGGTTTGATAATCAGCCTCTAGCAGCATTGATGGATCTGACGACGGTCGAACAGCCGATCGACACCATTGCAAAGCAGGCTATGAATTTGATGGTAGAAGCGATTCAGGCAAAGAAACCTTTAAGTCGAAAAGAAGTGATTCTGCCATTTCAGTTGATCAAACGTTCTTCAACGTAA
- a CDS encoding ABC transporter substrate-binding protein, translating into MKKLKKISKVISTSLALSLVLAACSDKEEGSSNSNNSGGDKDEKVTIVYARGKDDTQGTTAMVEAFEKKYPNIDVEFKEMPADTGKQHDAYVTAFNANSDEIDVVDLDVIWPAEFAQAGFLMPLDRFMEKDGINPDDYNQGAITASKFKGKQWALPKFIDAGMLFYRTDLVDEGSVPKTWDELLAKAKETKGQGGTQFGYLMQAKQYEGLVCNAVEFIASYGGQIIDENGDVKVDSPEAIKGIAKLVEVANSDVVPQNVTTFAEPESHTAFINGQAGLIRNWPYQFALANDEKQSKIAGKVGVAPLPAGDAGTAAALGGWMAGINKNTKHPEEAWKFLSFMAGKEGQKIDAIKGGHAPTILSLYEDQEILDANPYFKEEGFVNALEAAVSRPVAPNYPEISDIIQVQVSQAVAKKITPEQAAKNMQKEISAKLVK; encoded by the coding sequence ATGAAGAAGCTTAAGAAAATCTCAAAAGTGATTTCTACTTCACTAGCATTGTCACTTGTACTTGCAGCTTGTTCGGACAAAGAAGAAGGAAGCAGCAACAGTAACAATTCCGGCGGTGATAAAGACGAAAAAGTAACGATCGTCTATGCACGTGGTAAGGATGATACACAAGGTACAACAGCCATGGTGGAAGCTTTTGAAAAGAAATACCCTAACATTGATGTGGAATTTAAAGAGATGCCTGCGGATACGGGTAAGCAACATGACGCTTATGTAACTGCATTTAACGCGAACTCTGATGAGATAGACGTTGTTGATCTAGATGTAATCTGGCCGGCAGAATTTGCACAAGCAGGATTTTTGATGCCGCTAGACCGCTTTATGGAAAAAGACGGGATCAACCCAGATGATTATAACCAAGGTGCGATCACTGCATCTAAATTTAAAGGAAAACAATGGGCTTTACCTAAGTTTATCGATGCAGGAATGCTTTTCTATCGCACAGACTTAGTTGACGAAGGTTCTGTTCCGAAGACATGGGACGAGCTTTTAGCGAAAGCGAAGGAAACGAAGGGCCAAGGTGGAACACAGTTTGGTTACTTGATGCAAGCGAAGCAATATGAAGGTCTTGTATGTAACGCCGTTGAATTCATCGCATCCTACGGTGGTCAGATCATCGACGAAAATGGTGATGTGAAAGTTGATTCTCCTGAAGCGATCAAAGGTATCGCTAAGCTTGTAGAAGTAGCAAACTCTGATGTTGTGCCGCAAAACGTAACAACATTTGCTGAGCCAGAGTCACATACAGCATTCATCAATGGACAAGCAGGTCTGATCCGTAACTGGCCATATCAATTCGCATTAGCAAATGATGAGAAGCAATCTAAGATCGCAGGTAAAGTTGGAGTAGCACCACTTCCAGCTGGTGATGCAGGAACTGCTGCAGCACTTGGCGGCTGGATGGCTGGTATCAACAAAAACACGAAGCACCCTGAAGAAGCTTGGAAGTTCTTAAGCTTTATGGCTGGTAAAGAAGGACAGAAGATCGATGCGATCAAAGGTGGACACGCGCCAACGATTCTTTCTCTTTATGAAGACCAAGAAATTTTAGATGCAAACCCATACTTTAAAGAAGAGGGCTTTGTAAATGCACTTGAAGCAGCTGTATCTCGTCCTGTTGCACCAAACTACCCTGAAATCTCTGACATCATTCAAGTACAGGTTTCTCAAGCTGTAGCGAAAAAGATCACACCAGAACAAGCAGCTAAAAACATGCAAAAAGAAATCTCTGCAAAACTAGTAAAGTAA
- a CDS encoding carbohydrate ABC transporter permease translates to MNKKAGPMFYVFLTLFVFLVMFPFLWVLASSIKPVAELFGDRAFIPFTNNMTGENYESVFVNYPFLKYLWNSLVVSTITTVYAVLVASFAAYAIARLNFKGKTVILGLVLSVSMFPQIATISPIYIVLKNLGLTNSYLGLIIPYTTFTLPLSIWLLVTFFRKIPFDLEEAAKMDGASPMQTYWRVILPLAIPGIFTTAILVFISAWNEFLFALTINTDDEFKTVPVGIAMFEGQFTIPWGEVTAATVIVTVPLVIMVLLFQRRIVSGLTSGAVKE, encoded by the coding sequence ATGAACAAAAAAGCAGGCCCAATGTTTTACGTATTCTTAACATTGTTTGTCTTCCTTGTCATGTTTCCGTTTTTATGGGTACTGGCAAGTTCAATCAAACCGGTTGCTGAGCTGTTTGGTGATCGTGCGTTCATACCGTTTACAAATAACATGACAGGTGAGAACTATGAATCTGTATTTGTTAACTATCCATTTTTAAAATATTTATGGAACAGCTTAGTCGTGTCGACGATTACTACTGTGTACGCAGTCCTTGTAGCCAGTTTTGCTGCTTACGCGATCGCACGATTAAACTTTAAAGGGAAGACAGTCATCCTAGGATTAGTGTTATCGGTTTCCATGTTTCCGCAGATTGCAACCATTTCACCGATCTATATCGTATTAAAAAACCTTGGATTAACGAACAGCTATCTAGGTTTGATCATTCCATACACAACATTTACGCTGCCATTATCCATCTGGCTACTCGTCACGTTCTTTCGAAAAATTCCTTTCGATCTTGAAGAAGCGGCAAAAATGGATGGTGCATCACCGATGCAAACGTATTGGCGTGTAATCTTGCCCCTAGCGATACCAGGAATCTTCACAACAGCGATTCTTGTATTCATATCAGCGTGGAACGAGTTTCTCTTCGCGTTAACGATCAATACAGATGATGAGTTCAAAACCGTTCCGGTCGGGATCGCGATGTTTGAAGGACAGTTTACGATTCCTTGGGGAGAGGTTACAGCAGCGACCGTTATCGTAACGGTGCCACTTGTAATCATGGTTCTGCTTTTCCAACGCCGTATCGTGTCTGGGCTAACTTCAGGTGCAGTAAAAGAATAG
- a CDS encoding zinc-binding dehydrogenase, giving the protein MKALLLKELNQWKEMKVEEIDKPTAGTGEVVVKIHAAGLNPVDYKTATGGNPSWTYPHTLGLDAAGIIHEVGEGVTDWKIGDRVVYHGDFNKKGAYAEYGVTTAHTISRIPDSLSFEEAAALPTAGYTAYQALFRKLPMSSIDTILIHAGAGGVGGFAVQLAKNAGKTVVSTASKHNHEYVRSLGADLVIDYKEDDVKEKVMALTNGRGVDAVLDTVSRDNATESLDLIAYNGHIAHIAGAPDYTKVKPFTRVISFHEVALNAIHHNQDEVAERDLAKMGDELLALVAEKKVSPLIEQVISLEEVPKTLEKLSERHVKGKIVCKIL; this is encoded by the coding sequence ATGAAAGCTTTACTTTTGAAAGAACTCAATCAATGGAAAGAAATGAAGGTAGAAGAAATAGACAAGCCAACTGCGGGAACGGGAGAAGTTGTAGTGAAAATTCATGCCGCTGGACTAAATCCGGTCGATTATAAAACGGCAACTGGAGGAAATCCGAGCTGGACGTATCCTCACACTTTAGGACTTGATGCGGCAGGTATCATACATGAAGTTGGAGAAGGTGTAACAGATTGGAAGATCGGTGATCGTGTTGTGTATCACGGAGATTTTAACAAAAAAGGGGCATACGCTGAATATGGAGTAACAACAGCACATACCATCTCACGTATTCCAGATTCTCTATCATTTGAAGAAGCAGCGGCTCTTCCAACAGCAGGTTATACGGCTTATCAAGCTCTGTTTAGAAAATTACCTATGTCTTCAATCGATACGATCTTGATCCATGCTGGAGCAGGCGGTGTAGGCGGATTTGCGGTTCAACTCGCTAAAAATGCAGGGAAAACGGTTGTTTCCACGGCATCCAAACACAATCATGAGTATGTTCGTTCATTAGGAGCAGATCTTGTGATCGACTATAAGGAAGACGACGTTAAGGAAAAAGTAATGGCTCTTACAAATGGTAGAGGTGTTGATGCAGTTCTGGATACAGTTTCTAGAGACAATGCAACTGAATCACTCGACTTGATCGCATACAACGGGCACATCGCACATATTGCAGGCGCTCCGGATTATACAAAGGTAAAACCATTCACAAGAGTGATCTCTTTTCATGAAGTAGCTTTAAACGCTATTCATCATAATCAAGACGAAGTGGCAGAACGTGACTTAGCCAAAATGGGTGATGAATTATTGGCGCTGGTCGCAGAAAAGAAAGTTTCTCCACTTATTGAACAAGTTATCTCCCTTGAAGAAGTTCCTAAGACTCTAGAGAAACTTTCAGAAAGACATGTAAAAGGCAAGATTGTTTGTAAAATCCTATAA
- a CDS encoding glycine betaine ABC transporter substrate-binding protein: MNNFLITMKDTFVNRWPEILTGLQQHLFLSLVSILIAAVIAVPLGIFISRRKSVAEPVIGVTAIFQTIPSLALFGFLLPVFGIGSTTAIIALTVYALLPILRNTYTGITGVDKSAVEAGKGMGMTNTQILRMIELPLALPIIMAGLRTATVLTIGVATLAAFIGAGGLGDLIYRGLSTTRNELVLAGAIPAALLAIVFDFILRRIELATEPKASKKRGSWKLPVLIGVPIAALVLFFALRGGGEEDAIVITGKKWTEQYILPYVISEYVKDKTDYPVIVKEAIGETPILTEAIKKGDIDLYVEYTGTGYLTILKEKYDPSMKPEEIYDAVKEGYAKDYNLKWTKPLGFENTYALALNPDTAKQVNVKSISELAPKSNQLTFGGPTEFFEREDGYTPFVDTYNLNFKDKKSLDPNLMYSAVKEGKVDAIPAYTTDGRIVRFNLKTLEDDKKFFPPYYAVPVVREETLKKYPKLEGVLNELEGKISEEDMAEMNAKVDLDKEDPREVAQDFLKSKGLIK, translated from the coding sequence TTGTTTCAATCTTGATCGCTGCAGTAATCGCCGTTCCTCTAGGAATCTTTATTTCACGAAGAAAATCAGTTGCTGAACCTGTAATTGGTGTAACAGCCATTTTTCAGACAATACCGAGTTTGGCCCTATTCGGGTTCTTACTGCCTGTATTCGGAATTGGAAGTACAACTGCTATCATTGCACTTACTGTTTATGCACTTTTGCCAATCCTACGCAACACATACACCGGTATTACAGGTGTAGATAAATCAGCTGTTGAAGCTGGTAAAGGTATGGGTATGACAAATACTCAGATCTTACGAATGATCGAACTACCGTTAGCTCTGCCGATTATCATGGCTGGTCTGCGTACAGCAACCGTATTAACAATTGGTGTTGCTACACTTGCCGCTTTTATCGGAGCAGGTGGACTAGGTGATCTCATCTATCGCGGATTATCCACAACTCGTAATGAGCTTGTACTAGCAGGTGCGATTCCAGCCGCATTGCTTGCTATCGTATTTGATTTTATTCTGCGACGCATTGAGTTAGCTACTGAGCCTAAAGCTTCGAAAAAACGTGGATCATGGAAACTGCCAGTCCTTATCGGAGTTCCAATTGCTGCGCTCGTTCTTTTCTTTGCATTGCGTGGCGGTGGTGAAGAAGATGCGATCGTGATCACAGGTAAGAAGTGGACTGAGCAATACATTCTTCCTTATGTGATTTCTGAATATGTAAAAGATAAAACAGATTATCCGGTAATCGTTAAAGAAGCGATTGGTGAGACGCCTATTCTGACGGAAGCCATCAAGAAAGGCGATATCGATTTATATGTTGAATACACTGGAACAGGCTATTTAACGATTTTAAAAGAAAAATATGATCCTAGTATGAAGCCTGAAGAAATTTATGATGCAGTAAAAGAAGGCTATGCGAAAGATTATAATTTGAAGTGGACAAAGCCTCTAGGGTTTGAAAACACATATGCGCTAGCGTTAAATCCTGATACAGCGAAACAAGTTAATGTGAAGTCGATTTCAGAACTAGCACCGAAGTCGAACCAGCTTACTTTCGGTGGTCCGACGGAGTTCTTTGAACGTGAGGACGGCTATACGCCATTTGTGGATACGTATAATCTAAACTTTAAGGATAAGAAGAGTTTGGATCCGAACTTGATGTATTCTGCTGTAAAAGAAGGTAAGGTGGATGCGATTCCAGCTTATACAACAGACGGAAGAATCGTTCGTTTTAATTTAAAGACGCTAGAAGATGATAAGAAATTCTTCCCTCCTTATTATGCAGTACCAGTTGTTAGGGAAGAAACGTTGAAGAAGTATCCGAAGCTTGAAGGTGTTCTCAATGAGCTTGAAGGGAAGATCTCTGAAGAGGATATGGCAGAAATGAACGCGAAAGTGGACCTAGATAAAGAAGATCCGCGTGAAGTAGCGCAGGATTTCTTAAAAAGCAAAGGATTGATCAAATAA
- a CDS encoding amino acid ABC transporter ATP-binding protein produces the protein MITVKNLKKSFGDLEVLKDINAEIKPQEVVCVIGPSGSGKSTFLRCINKLEDITGGQVIVNGTDITDPKTNINKIREDVGMVFQQFNLFPHKTVLENVTLAPLKVKSANKEEARDKAVKLLAKVGLQDKANAYPSQLSGGQKQRVAIARALAMDPKIMLFDEPTSALDPEMVGEVLEVMKDLAREGMTMVVVTHEMGFAREVGDRVIFMDGGYIVEENVPSELFGNTQHERTKSFLSKVL, from the coding sequence ATGATTACAGTAAAAAATTTAAAAAAGTCCTTTGGTGATCTTGAGGTATTGAAGGATATCAATGCAGAAATAAAACCACAAGAAGTTGTTTGTGTGATTGGCCCTTCTGGCTCAGGAAAAAGTACATTTCTCCGCTGTATCAACAAACTTGAAGACATAACAGGTGGACAAGTGATCGTGAACGGAACGGATATCACAGATCCAAAAACGAACATTAATAAAATTCGGGAAGATGTAGGAATGGTTTTTCAGCAGTTCAACCTCTTCCCTCATAAAACAGTCTTAGAAAACGTAACACTTGCTCCTCTTAAAGTGAAAAGCGCCAATAAAGAAGAAGCTCGTGACAAAGCGGTGAAATTGCTCGCAAAAGTAGGATTGCAAGATAAAGCAAACGCCTATCCTTCTCAACTTAGCGGAGGTCAGAAACAGCGTGTTGCTATCGCCCGTGCACTCGCTATGGACCCGAAGATCATGCTCTTTGATGAACCTACCTCTGCACTTGATCCAGAGATGGTCGGTGAGGTACTGGAAGTAATGAAAGACCTTGCCCGTGAAGGGATGACAATGGTTGTCGTAACGCACGAGATGGGCTTTGCACGAGAAGTTGGTGACCGCGTGATCTTCATGGATGGCGGATACATCGTTGAAGAGAACGTTCCATCTGAATTGTTCGGAAACACGCAGCACGAACGTACGAAGTCGTTTTTGAGTAAAGTTTTATAA